The region ttctgacctggaattaccttttacacttaaacggcgtgtacaaagaaattttccaataaacctttacactgtgccacacactttattgtttgctttatatctgcatcatctacaccttcacactattctatatctcattcatacatcacactctttgtcattcccaacaccaggggttggcgagcagggggcggagccccctagtatttaaggTTTGATGTCAGAGTGGCATTCATGACACTACTATTCGTAGTAATGTTGTACATTTCAATATAGTGACTGTCAGCTGAAAAAGATGTTCAAGTGTTGTAATGTCCTAAAGTAGTAAACATGCTTTTCTCGGGTATGCACTGTAAGAGTAGGCACCCTGTTGTTATACACTATATAGCCaaaggtttgtggacacctgaccaccACACCTATAGGAGTTCATTGTACATCCTATTCCAAagccatgggcattaatatggagtttgcCCACTGAACTTtggctataacagcctccactcttgtGGGAAGGTTTTCTACAAAAAGTTGGTGTGATTGTGTGGGAATTTGTGCTCATTTAGCCAAAAGGGTATTTTTCAGGTCCAGTACTGGCATTGTACAAGAAAACCTGCCTCACAGTTAGTTTTCAGATTTATCTCAAAAGTGTTGAGTAGAGCGGAGGGCAGGGCTGTGCGTCCTCTACTTCAGTTCTTCCACATCAGTTTTGCCAGTCTAGGTTTTTATGGATCTGGTTTTATGTACAGGAGTACAGTAATGCTGGCACAGAAAAGGACCTTCACCAAACTGTTGCCACCAAGTTGGTAGTGTACAATTGTCTAAAAAGTCTTTGTttactgtagcattaacagtaacTTTCAGTAaaagcccaaaccctgaaaaacagccccagttCATTATTCCTCTTCACTAAACTTTACAGCAGGCACTATGCAGTCATGAGAGTAGCATTTTCCAGGCATCACCCAAACTGTTCAGGCTACGTTTTACATTGTGCATCtggatcttaggcttgtgtgcagctactCAGCCATGGAAAACTATTTTTAAGGAAGCTGCCGACACACAATTCTTGTGTTTataactctgttgtgagtgttgCGACAGAGGATGGACAATTGTTACATGATACGTACTTCAGCGCTCAGTGGCTCCCCTctatgagtttgcatgttctaccacTTCaaggctgagctgttgttgctccttaatgcttccacttcacattaGTAGTACTTACAGTTGACTGGGGCAGATCATAAATTTGACATACTGACTGATGGCAGAGATGCCATCTTATGACTGTGCCACGTTTAAAGTTACTGGACTCTTGTGTATGGCTTACTCCACTGCCAACGCTTTTCAAGGGAGATTAAATGGCCATGTGCATAAGTTTATGCACCTGTTAGCAATTGGTATAGCTGAAActcctgaactcaataatttggaggcaTGTCCATATACTTTTGGGCAATTACTGTATGATGAGTGGCAATTTTATTACACGTACACATTAACACAAGTAGCCAGTCACATGTATGACACTTCAGTATACTGTATGGGGAGACACGCTCCAAAGGTTTAGGTGTTGTTTGACCAACTGTCACCTAAATGCGGGATCAAAGTGACTTTAATTTTGGTTTGGTTCGTTCATGTTTCAGGATTTTCACATACTATACAGCCTCTTAAAATGTACAGTGATTTGTGCAGTAAGCAAAAAACTACCAGTAAATGGCTCTGTGGGTGAAGGAACCAAGAGGGCTCAGGAGATTTGTCAGATTTGTTCAAGCTACCAGAAAACCTACAGATGCTCAAGTAACATCTCTTTATAACCGTAGCTTAATGCTGACTGAGTGTCCTGAATGCCACAGCATATCTTAAGCATTGTTGCTCACCGCGTGCATTCCTTTATGACCAGAGTCCGcctttttttcaaattaacattTCTAGCAGTATAATGTGCCATGTCAAAAGACATGGATCATCTCAGACAGGTTCTGTTAATATGACATTGACTTCTGTTCATTCCAATGGCAGCATTGTCCCACCCAGCTCTCAGTCCAACAGATCACCTTTTTGGGAAGAGGTGGTATTAGAAGTTTACAGCACAGGGACTGTGTGATGTTACCAGAATGCATAAGGAATGTTTCCTGCAACTTATCACATCCATATGTCAAAGATTTCAAGATGTTTCTGAAGGCAAAAAGACTTGCCTACAGTACTAGATATGTGGACCCATTGAAGAGTCCATTGAGtggatgtatttttttctttcgtCAGGACTACAATCTAGGCAGATAACTGTGATGCACTGTTATGTCAAGTCAAAGATGcacctactaaatactgacttgaatgtGGTGAATACTCATGCAGtcccttgttttctgttttatagttgcaatttaatttagattttttcacTGCAACATTAAAGATTCTTTTTCTGCTGATTAGAgccaaaacaaatgcaaattaagTCCAccatgattcaatgttgtacaacaGTGAAACGTGAAAATttcaaaggggtgaatactttttatcgACCGTGTAGtacaatgaaaatgttatttgcATGTCACCTTTAGAACTGTTGACAGTaatacaagtacagtaatccctcacttatcgcgggagattggttccaaggccgaccgcgataactgaatttccgtgaagtagggacaccatatttatttaattatttaacgtgtatttggatgtttttaaaccctcccttgtattgtttacaacccaccctttactctattaataacagggacaactgctaagcaatatgaaatcggtagataagtttacacttactgtatagcgaagtacacatatgacgtgatgatggtgatgaatatgctgcgcagtaaaaatgacgatgaaggtgataatcccctgaatgcagtagcaagagcacgttaatgctgaatgagtgagatgagacttcctggttaatgcagcactccgtcgctgagccaatcagcagcacacaggaacttaactgcgtgctctgattgggtagcttctcagccatccgccaatagcatctcttgtatgaaatcaactcggcaaaccaactgaggaagcatgtaccagaagtaaaaagacccattgtccgcagaaacccgtgaagcattATATCCgcattatatttacattattattacatccgcgttatatatttagatatgcttacatataaaatccacgaagtcgtgaatccgcaaaaagtgaaccgcgaagtagcgagggattactgtactaacaGAAgacccatacatacatacacacacacacaaattaaagATAGCTTGCAACATACAACCAAATTCTTTCAAATATCTTAATATaagaacaagtgtctgtgtgtccatccggttgctatgtctctgtcattccaaaagatggcgcatcacaaacattaagactgcttttatgaatcccatgccaaatgacaTATAGGAAAGACATGGTGCACAGCAAATGTTAAAGCTAAGGTTTATGTTGATTAATTGGATTTAACACAgctagcgtgtgtgtgtgtgtgtgtgtatataaccTCGCTGATGTGAGTGCCAATGGCCCTGTACTATTTCCCAGTACACAAAGAGAGGGCCTGATCTTGTCCAAACATAAATTTAAATAACCATTTTTACACTGGAGatggggtaaagtaattattacccTGAGGACCTTGGTAATTTTAGTCATTAACTGCACATTCATGCCTCAGTAAAGATTTCAgggccttttttttttaaccttcagtAAGAAATAACCCCCAGTTAAACTGCGAATTGACATGTCAATAAAGTTCCATCATTGTGCTGTTCCATCCGGATAGGACAAcgaaagagttgctttccatggagcTTGTTGTGTTCATTACCAGTATGTGTCCAAATTGTGTTTTGTCCAGTTTGATtgctgcatacatgtgcaaaaaGCAAATCTGCAAGTCTTTAAAAATTCCCTGGCTCACTGTGTTAGCATCCCTTTAAGGATTTTCCCACCATTGCATACATAGGCAGTATAGGCGAAAGATTGTGTTGTTTGgcattttgtgaaaaaaactGTTACCCTAAGACCCATTTGagtcaaaaaaatcaaagagGAGGAAGCTTGTTCATGCGTCTTTAATTTCCCTTTCTGAAGAGGGAGCGTCCCGTCACAGCAGTCTGTTGTGGTTCCAGAGCAAAGTCAGAGTCCCATATTTATAGACAATTGAgttttacataacagtgctgaattaattcTTATGCAGcatctgacatttactctgattggttcactagCTTATACACCTAAATAAATGTCTCATTCTGCTACATTCTGGTCCTTCTCAATATTTCTTAAGTTCAGCTGTTATCCTTTTTATGGAATTTTTGTATATGTGACAATTGTGAAATCTTGTGATTGCCTCTTTCTTTCATTACCATGTAGAACATTCTATCTCTTAGTTGCTCACACAACCTTCCATCTGCTTTTCTGATATGCTTGCTTAAATAATCACCCCTTGCAGCAGCCTCTTCATGCTACTTCTAagataaatgttatattttaatgtagAAAGCATACCAAAACACATCATACATAATAACTACATTACCCCTTGATcacctttattttctttcacaCTTTTTAGGCATTTTAGTGCAGCCAGAGATACTTTtgtaagtgatgtgaaaatgttagTGTAGTTGTAGCGTGAGCTATGGAGctgtcaatttttatttatttattttttttactttaaaggatATTCATCTCTAGTTGTTTCCAGTAATTTATAAAATCTAAAACCAAGCAAATCATTCTGAGGGCCTTGTACTATATTGACCACAGTGAATACCACAAacatcagtttttaaaattatttttaatgctttttttttgcttgattttGAGATAGACAAATCCgtctttttttctgtattgtagCAAACGTGTTTATCGAAACATTACGATGTATGGTTCCAAATCTGGCTCACACAATTGTGCCTCAGtcttgtttgttgttttaaaaatatttctctcttaaattttattttgaagtaCAGCAATTGTTAAGTagattaatcttttctttttacagaGCTGAGTTGAAAACTTCCAAGTTCCTTTCACAGGTTGTTCCAAAGTACAGCCTCAGTGAGTTTCAGAATCATTTTCGACTGACTCCACGGCAAGTTGAAGTTAGTATCGTTTGAAAATACTAATAATGGCTAATGAGAATGACATTATGAAAAGAGATTACATTTGCTGTTTCATTGTAAAAATGATTCTACAGAATTTGAATGTGCTGAAATGTGAAAAGCCTATTGTAGAACATGATGACCTGTACAAACATACTTGAAATGTATCGTAATAGTAAACCTGTTTTTGTTTGCAGGAATTAATTGCTGAATTGCACCCGTTTTACAGTAATCAGCGAGGGACAAAATGGCCACTAAGGAATGTTGTTATGGCAAGTTTGTGGACTTTATCAAACCAGGAGTCCTACAGAGAGGTAGCAGTCAGGTTTGAAACTAGCAAATCTGTAATTTGTTCTCATCTCCATGAGTTCTGTTCTCTTGTTTCGGAACATCTGTCACACAAAATATCCTGGCCAACTGGGACCCCTGCGATTGAGAATGCAGAGCATTTTCTACTGTTTGGCTTTCCCAAAACTGTCGGTGCAGTGGGCGGATATCAAATTCCAATTGAAAAACCTCAAAATGTTGAGGATCCAGATGCATATTACAATACACGGCAGCATTACTCCATCAATCTAACAGCCTTTTGTGATTACCAGTGTAGGTTTATCCATATAAACATTGGCTATCCTGGTAGCTGGGATAACGCTTGTATCTTTCAAATGACGGATGTCGCCAAAATACTTGAAGAGGACCCTCGATCTCTTATACCTGAAGGTTTTCACATAATTGGACACATGGATTATCCTCTTTCGGAGTATATGATGACTCCTTATGTGGACAATGAAAATCTGACCGAACAACAGAAGAATTACAACACTAAACTATTATCAGCCCTGACGGTGGTAGAGAAGGCATTCTATTTGTTAAAGAATCGTTTTCGCAGACTTGAAGCCTTAAAGATGAGCTCCATTCGTTACATCAGCACTGCGGTTAAAACCTGCTGCATACTGCACAATATCTGCTTGGAAATATCTTCAGACCTGGATGTGAACATAACTGACCTTCAAGAGACAACAGGGCTTCAGCCAGCGCCTGTGGCTAACGAAAATGGCATTATAAAAAGGGATGAAATTGCTGCTTCATTGTAATGACTACTTTACAGAGTCTGATATCattaaagattattttatttttaacacttgtATTTTTGGTAATAAAATTATCAAGGAATGTGAAATATTTTGCACTCTTTTGCAAGGAATAGACAGCTGCTGTAACAAACActtaaacacaaataattttcatCTAATGGGCAGGTGAGTATTCCGGTCACCAGATAGATTGATTTATTGTAGGAAGATCAAAAGTAGCCATCTACTAAATGTGAGCTGTGCTATGCAGACATCCtgttataaaatgctaaggtcagTCTGTCTCACATGATTACTCATGAACAAATAAGTCTAGAACCTTAGTCTTAGTCTTATCTGAAAGGATAGGACATGATCTGGtctggaaattaaaacaaaactggtaGCAGAAACCTTGGCACAGTGACTTGGGTTCATATGtttatgggggaaaaaaacaggtGATAACCACCAGAAAGGAGAAGAGCAGTGACCTCTGTGAAGCAACTAGTCAATTTATGTCatgaagaatgagaaagaatAGGAAGACAAGACACTGAAGCACAtagacaagcaagaagtaatcctgaaCAAAGCCCAATATGTTGTGGAGTTTCAAAACTTTTTGGGTCATGGCCACCTGGTGGCCAGAAATGTTTGTTGTAGTTAAAACTCTGCCACCCAAAGCCCACCTGTAGACAATCCCCCAGGACATGATACATAACATAATTCTCATTCATgtgcattgtttttataaacttcaataaacataaaaaagggaAGACAAAGTGACCTATGGTTGTGTGTTTATGGCAAAGTGGTCAAAAAATCAAGTGATAACCACCAtaaaggcagaaagaaaaaaaaaaatcagtgacatCTGCTTAGCAACTAGCAAATCACAGAAGGCAATTTAAGTGATAGAGACAGAAATGCAGGGTGACAATTGAAAAgactgttaaatatttaaaacttcCAGCCATGTAAAACATTGCTTTTTCACACTTAGTTCAAAGTTTTTTGAAGACCATTGCATAGCAAAGTTACTTTAGCAATGAGGTCGATGTcaggctgtatttttttttaaatgttgaaaacaaaagcatggccTTGTAGAGGACCTCAAAGAAGAAAGCATAGGGTTGTAACAACTTCTCGTCATACTCGATTATTAACGTTGGCAACGATCACTTTCGTGGATTAGTTGATTACGTCGTTTGGCCGATTACGTTGTGCCGCGCAGTTACGTCACAACTTCATTTACTTGTGAACGCCTTTGATAAAAGGCAGACGGTAAGCAAGTGGCAGTGCGACCTAAGACTTTCGGAGTTTGGGAGCACTTCATTCTGAACACGGGAAAAGAGGTTATGCGTTTTAATATGTGCAAGTCTGACCTCGTATGGAACGAGAGCCCAACAAGGTACACAAACATCTAAATAGGAAACATACTTTTACAGGCTCTGTGGAGGAGGAAGATTTGCGGTCATCCCAGTAAGTTGAATTTTATTTGCTTCAGCGTTTTGTGAGACAGATTCATGAAGGCAGTGTTTGTTAGGCTGGGCATAATGACATGACTGTAGGTTTGAAGGGAGGAGTTATTCGCGTCATAGTTCAGGCCTCTTCAATGCGAATAAAATACCAGCATATGCGGCAGAATGTCATGAAAGGCATTGGCCGGGCGGCactatttcacaataaataataatatcttgtaaaaatttgaaccatacctaaaaaAGGGGGCGGCGGACACCCACGCTACGGTACTGATGAAAGGCAACTAGTAGTACCAGCCACTAGCTGGTAAACGTTCAGATTTTCATTAGCCATATATAGACTTGGTCACTCATTATGGTGCTGCATTACACACTTGTAAATACGTAACGTTAGCGTGTGTGTTTACAAAACTGGTTTTGAAGAAACGCGAGTCTCTATCAGAgcagaaaactttttttgttttcagtctcgTGCAAAGGTAATCAGAAATTCCGCGGGAGTGCAACGGTGAATCCCACAGCACGCCAACCGCGACTGAAAGGCGCATCACTCCTTCCGAGTCAAATGATGGGAGTGAGGTGGAAAAGCGAAAGTTCCAGACTAATTGGCTATCGAACTTCAACGGGGTTTATACAGTCTGGAGGAAGACGCGATAATGTGCAAGTACTGCTTTTTTGTGGCAGGATTacagtttcttcttctttcggttccTCCAGtcatgggttgccacagcggatcatcttgttccatatctttctctccTTGTCATcatgctctgtcacccccatcacctgtatgtcctctctcgccacatccataaacctcctcttaggccttcctcttgcctgttTAAAACGGGAAAATCTAGCAGCACACACCCAACGGCAAATGACATGCAACGGGCAGCGACAGTGTGTTGGCTGCAGTCAAAAGTGCCAACGAATCTGCGGTGGGTAGaggtttacacacacacacacaaaatagtcGCAGGATGATGCAAAAAAGGTGCAACTGATTCTACTGTGGTGAAATATTCTGGTGGTCAGATATTTACGCGATGCTTTACCAGTAAACTGTCAAATAGAAACCGAAAAAAGCATAACTTACTGTACTTTAATACTTTAGTACAGTAAGTACTTTTACTGTACTGTAGTTTAATTTTGAATACATAAGCCCACTTGTGAgattaatttattgaaaacatttgcacaaccagagccagaagcactactgttttaatttttgtattgctattttaaatattttatacatgttGTATAAAAACGTATGTTGCTTAAAATATCTACAAGTAGTTTTTTTAGATTAATCAATCATCAAACTAAttattagttgcagccctaaaaCATACTATGTATCAACAACTCCATATCTTTAActtgttttttgcatttaattttaggaCCCTAGGTCGGTATGTTTGGCAAAAACTCAATGTCAAAAATGTGTTGttataaaaatcaatttaatagcTTCCAATACAATATAGGTACAGATTCTCTTTTATTAGGCATATTTGCTATATGTGTCAATTTGGACACCAtactaaataaaattacaattgcTCAAAAGAAATAGTGTATACAAAAGGAAGTCACAATAAACACGGCTTGTCTGATATATCGGATTTGCATTAGTTCAGTTTATTGCAATAACAAGAAGTGAAATAAACTGTTCATTTGGTAGTTAAAACTAAACACATTAATGACAGCaaattaagcagtattttaaGACAAAAAATTCATGATACATTCTTAATACTCATGATTTTACATCTTATCTAGAAAAAGGCCCATTTCTTACAACAATGCTAAAGTTTAGTTATACTGTACAACAGTAATTGTTAACGCTAATAACCACCATGTTAGACAGCAATGTAGTCCAGATTATCAGTCACTGTAATGATAAAGTAGCAAGTCTGCTTAATAAAACCTAAGCTGAGAAATTCTTTTCGAGCTGTAAGACGATTTCTCGTAAATGGGGATCTGTGGCCCAGTTCACGTTACTTCCCAGAATAAGACcctgaaacaaagaaaacagttCTACTGAAACCAACTGCTGctatgatttaaaaataagttttataTTAAAGGTACAGTCATGCAACTGGGATACATCAGGCGGTAATCAGAAGGCACTTCACTTACATTTGTATTATGGGCAGTGCAGCTTTATATTttacatgcatttcatttaacattttgttaacaaggaacaaaaaaaactaacacaTCACATTGTAcctgaaatacattttctgtcAGATCAGCAATGTTAAGATATTTTTCCAAGTATTCCTGGCCTTGTTTCAACACCTCACTTTTCATTGACTGCACCTTTTTCTCCTTCATTTTGCTGACTTTTCTAATTTCCACCATATTCATCAGTGCGTCTTTCTTTAAagctgaaattaaatattttttatttattattagacaGCTTAAACATGAGAAAAGCAAGAAACACGAGTTGGATTCTT is a window of Erpetoichthys calabaricus chromosome 7, fErpCal1.3, whole genome shotgun sequence DNA encoding:
- the si:ch73-257c13.2 gene encoding uncharacterized protein si:ch73-257c13.2 isoform X1 → MEIGESNAAMEAIIAFLVAEEIDEIEAPVISFALQHLQDAAVKAELKTSKFLSQVVPKYSLSEFQNHFRLTPRQVEELIAELHPFYSNQRGTKWPLRNVVMASLWTLSNQESYREVAVRFETSKSVICSHLHEFCSLVSEHLSHKISWPTGTPAIENAEHFLLFGFPKTVGAVGGYQIPIEKPQNVEDPDAYYNTRQHYSINLTAFCDYQCRFIHINIGYPGSWDNACIFQMTDVAKILEEDPRSLIPEGFHIIGHMDYPLSEYMMTPYVDNENLTEQQKNYNTKLLSALTVVEKAFYLLKNRFRRLEALKMSSIRYISTAVKTCCILHNICLEISSDLDVNITDLQETTGLQPAPVANENGIIKRDEIAASL
- the si:ch73-257c13.2 gene encoding uncharacterized protein si:ch73-257c13.2 isoform X2; translated protein: MQRAELKTSKFLSQVVPKYSLSEFQNHFRLTPRQVEELIAELHPFYSNQRGTKWPLRNVVMASLWTLSNQESYREVAVRFETSKSVICSHLHEFCSLVSEHLSHKISWPTGTPAIENAEHFLLFGFPKTVGAVGGYQIPIEKPQNVEDPDAYYNTRQHYSINLTAFCDYQCRFIHINIGYPGSWDNACIFQMTDVAKILEEDPRSLIPEGFHIIGHMDYPLSEYMMTPYVDNENLTEQQKNYNTKLLSALTVVEKAFYLLKNRFRRLEALKMSSIRYISTAVKTCCILHNICLEISSDLDVNITDLQETTGLQPAPVANENGIIKRDEIAASL